From the Homo sapiens chromosome 1, GRCh38.p14 Primary Assembly genome, one window contains:
- the ZNF687 gene encoding zinc finger protein 687 isoform X4, which translates to MGETPGLLTCSPRQPSADGRDLIPSATQLGLNLIAASPSPSSALQALGPGKGLGSADMGDMKTPDFDDLLAAFDIPDIDANEAIHSGPEENEGPGGPGKPEPGVGSESEDTAAASAGDGPGVPAQASDHGLPPPDISVVSVIVKNTVCPEQSEALAGGSAGDGAQAAGVTKEGPVGPHRMQNGFGSPEPSLPGTPHSPAPPSGGTWKEKGMEGKTPLDLFAHFGPEPGDHSDPLPPSAPSPTREGALTPPPFPSSFELAQENGPGMQPPVSSPPLGALKQESCSPHHPQVLAQQGSGSSPKATDIPASASPPPVAGVPFFKQSPGHQSPLASPKVPVCQPLKEEDDDEGPVDKSSPGSPQSPSSGAEAADEDSNDSPASSSSRPLKVRIKTIKTSCGNITRTVTQVPSDPDPPAPLAEGAFLAEASLLKLSPATPTSEGPKVVSVQLGDGTRLKGTVLPVATIQNASTAMLMAASVARKAVVLPGGTATSPKMIAKNVLGLVPQALPKADGRAGLGTGGQKVNGASVVMVQPSKTATGPSTGGGTVISRTQSSLVEAFNKILNSKNLLPAYRPNLSPPAEAGLALPPTGYRCLECGDAFSLEKSLARHYDRRSMRIEVTCNHCARRLVFFNKCSLLLHAREHKDKGLVMQCSHLVMRPVALDQMVGQPDITPLLPVAVPPVSGPLALPALGKGEGAITSSAITTVAAEAPVLPLSTEPPAAPATSAYTCFRCLECKEQCRDKAGMAAHFQQLGPPAPGATSNVCPTCPMMLPNRCSFSAHQRMHKNRPPHVCPECGGNFLQANFQTHLREACLHVSRRVGYRLIYKCAMCDTVFTHKPLLSSHFDQHLLPQRVSVFKCPSCPLLFAQKRTMLEHLKNTHQSGRLEETAGKGAGGALLTPKTEPEELAVSQGGAAPATEESSSSSEEEEVPSSPEPPRPAKRPRRELGSKGLKGGGGGPGGWTCGLCHSWFPERDEYVAHMKKEHGKSVKKFPCRLCERSFCSAPSLRRHVRVNHEGIKRVYPCRYCTEGKRTFSSRLILEKHVQVRHGLQLGAQSPGRGTTLARGSSARAQGPGRKRRQSSDSCSEEPDSTTPPAKSPRGGPGSGGHGPLRYRSSSSTEQSLMMGLRVEDGAQQCLDCGLCFASPGSLSRHRFISHKKRRGVGKASALGLGDGEEEAPPSRSDPDGGDSPLPASGGPLTCKVCGKSCDSPLNLKTHFRTHGMAFIRARQGAVGDN; encoded by the exons ATGGGCGAAACTCCTGGCCTGTT GACTTGCTCCCCGCGCCAGCCCTCGGCAGATGGCAGGGACTTAATTCCGTCTGCTACCCAGCTTGGCCTCAACCTAATCGCCGCCAGCCCCTCGCCCTCCTCTGCGCTGCAGGCCTTGGGCCCGGGCAAAG GTCTGGGATCTGCCGATATGGGGGATATGAAGACCCCTGATTTTGATGACCTCCTTGCTGCCTTTGACATCCCTGACATTGATGCGAATGAAGCCATCCATTCTGGGCCAGAAGAAAATGAggggcctggaggcccagggaagccagaaCCAGGTGTAGGAAGTGAATCTGAAGACACAGCAGCAGCCTCTGCTGGGGATGGCCCTGGAGTTCCAGCCCAGGCCTCTGACCATGGCCTGCCACCGCCAGACATTTCTGTAGTCAGTGTCATTGTCAAGAACACTGTGTGTCCCGAGCAGTCTGAGGCCCTGGCTGGAGGCTCAGCAGGAGACGGGGCCCAGGCTGCTGGGGTAACTAAAGAAGGGCCTGTGGGGCCTCATCGAATGCAGAATGGTTTTGGGAGCCCTGAACCTTCCCTCCCAGGAACTCCCCACTCTCCTGCTCCTCCCAGTGGGGGCACCTGGAAAGAAAAAGGCATGGAAGGCAAAACTCCCTTGGACCTGTTTGCTCATTTTGGCCCTGAGCCAGGGGACCACTCAGATCCGCTGCCTCCCTCTGCACCCTCTCCCACTCGGGAGGGGGctctgaccccgcctcctttcccctcttcctttGAGCTGGCCCAGGAGAATGGCCCAGGCATGCAGCCACCTGTTTCTTCCCCACCATTGGGGGCCTTGAAGCAGGAGAGCTGCAGCCCCCATCATCCCCAGGTCCTAGCCCAACAAGGCTCAGGCTCCAGCCCTAAGGCCACGGACATCCCTGCCAGTGCCTCGCCTCCCCCAGTTGCTGGGGTGCCCTTCTTCAAGCAGTCTCCAGGGCACCAGAGCCCTCTTGCCTCCCCCAAAGTGCCCGTCTGTCAGCCCTTGaaggaagaagatgatgatgaggGGCCAGTGGACAAGTCTTCCCCAGGAAGTCCCCAGAGTCCCTCTAGTGGGGCCGAGGCTGCAGATGAGGACAGCAATGACTCCCCTGCCTCCAGCTCCTCTAGGCCTCTTAAGGTGCGGATCAAGACCATTAAAACATCCTGCGGGAATATCACAAGGACTGTAACTCAGGTCCCCTCAGatcctgatccacctgcccccTTGGCTGAGGGGGCCTTCTTGGCTGAGGCTAGCCTCTTGAAGCTGTCCCCTGCAACACCTACTTCTGAGGGTCCAAAGGTGGTGAGCGTACAGTTGGGTGATGGTACAAGGCTGAAAGGCACTGTGCTGCCTGTGGCCACCATCCAGAACGCCAGTACTGCCATGCTGATGGCAGCCAGTGTGGCTCGCAAGGCTGTGGTGCTGCCTGGGGGGACTGCCACCAGCCCTAAGATGATTGCTAAGAACGTGCTAGGCCTGGTGCCCCAAGCCCTGCCTAAGGCTGACGggcgggcagggctggggactggGGGACAGAAGGTGAATGGTGCCTCGGTGGTGATGGTGCAACCTTCAAAGACAGCTACTGGGCCAAGTACAGGGGGCGGCACAGTGATATCACGGACCCAGTCCAGCCTGGTGGAGGCCTTCAACAAGATCCTCAACAGCAAGAACCTGCTCCCTGCCTATAGGCCAAACCTGAGCCCACCAGCTGAGGCTGGGCTGGCCCTGCCTCCCACCGGCTACCGCTGCCTGGAGTGTGGGGATGCCTTCTCATTGGAGAAGAGCCTGGCACGGCACTATGACCGTCGGAGCATGCGCATCGAGGTCACCTGCAACCACTGCGCCCGCCGCCTGGTCTTCTTCAACAAGTGCAGCCTGCTCCTGCATGCACGTGAACACAAGGACAAGGGGCTCGTCATGCAGTGCTCACATTTGGTCATGAGGCCTGTAGCCCTTGACCAGATGGTGGGGCAGCCGGACATCACACCGCTGCTGCCTGTAGCTGTCCCACCTGTCTCTGGACCTCTGGCCTTGCCTGCCTTGGGCAAGGGTGAGGGGGCCATCACCTCCTCTGCCATTACTACAGTTGCTGCTGAGGCCCCTGTCCTGCCGCTCTCCACAGAGCCGCCTGCTGCCCCGGCCACCTCTGCTTACACATGCTTTCGCTGCCTGGAGTGCAAGGAACAGTGCCGGGACAAGGCTGGCATGGCAGCTCACTTCCAGCAGCTCGGCCCCCCTGCCCCTGGGGCCACCAGCAAT GTGTGCCCAACCTGCCCCATGATGCTCCCCAATCGCTGCAGCTTCAGCGCCCACCAGCGCATGCATAAGAATCGACCCCCCCATGTCTGTCCTGAGTGTGGGGGCAACTTCCTGCAAGCCAATTTTCAGACCCATCTCCGGGAGGCCTGTCTGCACGTCTCTCGCCGTGTAGGATACAG GCTGATCTACAAGTGCGCCATGTGCGACACAGTCTTCACTCACAAACCCCTCCTCTCCTCACACTTCGACCAGCACTTGCTGCCCCAGCGTGTCAGTGTCTTTAAGTGCCCGTCTTGTCCTCTGCTCTTTGCCCAAAAAAGGACCATGCTGGAACATCTCAAG AACACCCATCAGTCTGGGCGCTTGGAGGAGACTGCTGGGAAAGGGGCCGGGGGTGCCCTGCTGACCCCCAAGACTGAGCCTGAGGAGCTGGCTGTTTCTCAGGGAGGGGCAGCCCCTGCTACTGAGGAGTCGTCTTCATCTTCAGAAGAGGAGGAAGTACCCAGCTCCCCTGAGCCCCCCCGTCCAGCCAAACGGCCTCGGCGGGAACTAGGGAGCAAAGGCctcaagggtgggggtggggggcctgGAGGCTGGACCTGTGGCCTGTGTCACTCCTGGTTCCCTGAGCGTGATGAATACGTGGCCCACATGAAGAAGGAGCATGGCAAG TCAGTGAAAAAGTTCCCCTGTCGCCTGTGTGAGCGCTCCTTCTGCTCCGCCCCCAGCCTGAGGCGCCATGTCAGAGTTAATCACGAGGGCATCAAGCGAGTTTACCCCTGCAG GTATTGCACAGAGGGAAAACGCACCTTCAGCAGCCGCCTGATCCTAGAGAAACATGTCCAGGTCCGGCACGGCTTGCAGCTTGGGGCCCAGTCCCCTGGCCGGGGGACCACCTTGGCTCGGGGTTCCAGTGCCAGAGCCCAG GGGCCAGGTCGGAAACGCCGCCAGTCTTCTGACTCTTGCAGTGAGGAGCCTGACAGCACGACACCGCCAGCCAAGTCCCCCAGGGGCGGACCTGGATCTGGAGGCCATGGCCCTCTGCGCTACCGGAGCAGCAGCTCCACAGAACAGAGCCTCATGATGGggttgagggtggaggatggtgCCCAGCAGTGCCTCGACTGTGGCTTGTGCTTTGCCTCCCCTGGCTCCCTGAGCCGACACCGTTTCATCAGCCACAAGAAGAGACGGGGTGTGGGTAAAGCCAGtgccctggggctgggggatggggaggaagagGCCCCTCCATCAAGGTCTGACCCCGATGGTGGAGACTCACCCCTGCCTGCTTCTGGAGGCCCACTGACCTGTAAGGTCTGTGGCAAGAGCTGCGACAGCCCTCTAAACCTCAAGACCCACTTCCGCACGCATGGCATGGCGTTCATCAGGGCTCGGCAGGGGGCTGTTGGGGACAACTAG
- the ZNF687 gene encoding zinc finger protein 687 isoform X3, with amino-acid sequence MGDMKTPDFDDLLAAFDIPDIDANEAIHSGPEENEGPGGPGKPEPGVGSESEDTAAASAGDGPGVPAQASDHGLPPPDISVVSVIVKNTVCPEQSEALAGGSAGDGAQAAGVTKEGPVGPHRMQNGFGSPEPSLPGTPHSPAPPSGGTWKEKGMEGKTPLDLFAHFGPEPGDHSDPLPPSAPSPTREGALTPPPFPSSFELAQENGPGMQPPVSSPPLGALKQESCSPHHPQVLAQQGSGSSPKATDIPASASPPPVAGVPFFKQSPGHQSPLASPKVPVCQPLKEEDDDEGPVDKSSPGSPQSPSSGAEAADEDSNDSPASSSSRPLKVRIKTIKTSCGNITRTVTQVPSDPDPPAPLAEGAFLAEASLLKLSPATPTSEGPKVVSVQLGDGTRLKGTVLPVATIQNASTAMLMAASVARKAVVLPGGTATSPKMIAKNVLGLVPQALPKADGRAGLGTGGQKVNGASVVMVQPSKTATGPSTGGGTVISRTQSSLVEAFNKILNSKNLLPAYRPNLSPPAEAGLALPPTGYRCLECGDAFSLEKSLARHYDRRSMRIEVTCNHCARRLVFFNKCSLLLHAREHKDKGLVMQCSHLVMRPVALDQMVGQPDITPLLPVAVPPVSGPLALPALGKGEGAITSSAITTVAAEAPVLPLSTEPPAAPATSAYTCFRCLECKEQCRDKAGMAAHFQQLGPPAPGATSNVCPTCPMMLPNRCSFSAHQRMHKNRPPHVCPECGGNFLQANFQTHLREACLHVSRRVGYRCPSCSVVFGGVNSIKSHIQTSHCEVFHKCPICPMAFKSGPSAHAHLYSQHPSFQTQQAKLIYKCAMCDTVFTHKPLLSSHFDQHLLPQRVSVFKCPSCPLLFAQKRTMLEHLKNTHQSGRLEETAGKGAGGALLTPKTEPEELAVSQGGAAPATEESSSSSEEEEVPSSPEPPRPAKRPRRELGSKGLKGGGGGPGGWTCGLCHSWFPERDEYVAHMKKEHGKSVKKFPCRLCERSFCSAPSLRRHVRVNHEGIKRVYPCRYCTEGKRTFSSRLILEKHVQVRHGLQLGAQSPGRGTTLARGSSARAQGPGRKRRQSSDSCSEEPDSTTPPAKSPRGGPGSGGHGPLRYRSSSSTEQSLMMGLRVEDGAQQCLDCGLCFASPGSLSRHRFISHKKRRGVGKASALGLGDGEEEAPPSRSDPDGGDSPLPASGGPLTCKVCGKSCDSPLNLKTHFRTHGMAFIRARQGAVGDN; translated from the exons ATGGGGGATATGAAGACCCCTGATTTTGATGACCTCCTTGCTGCCTTTGACATCCCTGACATTGATGCGAATGAAGCCATCCATTCTGGGCCAGAAGAAAATGAggggcctggaggcccagggaagccagaaCCAGGTGTAGGAAGTGAATCTGAAGACACAGCAGCAGCCTCTGCTGGGGATGGCCCTGGAGTTCCAGCCCAGGCCTCTGACCATGGCCTGCCACCGCCAGACATTTCTGTAGTCAGTGTCATTGTCAAGAACACTGTGTGTCCCGAGCAGTCTGAGGCCCTGGCTGGAGGCTCAGCAGGAGACGGGGCCCAGGCTGCTGGGGTAACTAAAGAAGGGCCTGTGGGGCCTCATCGAATGCAGAATGGTTTTGGGAGCCCTGAACCTTCCCTCCCAGGAACTCCCCACTCTCCTGCTCCTCCCAGTGGGGGCACCTGGAAAGAAAAAGGCATGGAAGGCAAAACTCCCTTGGACCTGTTTGCTCATTTTGGCCCTGAGCCAGGGGACCACTCAGATCCGCTGCCTCCCTCTGCACCCTCTCCCACTCGGGAGGGGGctctgaccccgcctcctttcccctcttcctttGAGCTGGCCCAGGAGAATGGCCCAGGCATGCAGCCACCTGTTTCTTCCCCACCATTGGGGGCCTTGAAGCAGGAGAGCTGCAGCCCCCATCATCCCCAGGTCCTAGCCCAACAAGGCTCAGGCTCCAGCCCTAAGGCCACGGACATCCCTGCCAGTGCCTCGCCTCCCCCAGTTGCTGGGGTGCCCTTCTTCAAGCAGTCTCCAGGGCACCAGAGCCCTCTTGCCTCCCCCAAAGTGCCCGTCTGTCAGCCCTTGaaggaagaagatgatgatgaggGGCCAGTGGACAAGTCTTCCCCAGGAAGTCCCCAGAGTCCCTCTAGTGGGGCCGAGGCTGCAGATGAGGACAGCAATGACTCCCCTGCCTCCAGCTCCTCTAGGCCTCTTAAGGTGCGGATCAAGACCATTAAAACATCCTGCGGGAATATCACAAGGACTGTAACTCAGGTCCCCTCAGatcctgatccacctgcccccTTGGCTGAGGGGGCCTTCTTGGCTGAGGCTAGCCTCTTGAAGCTGTCCCCTGCAACACCTACTTCTGAGGGTCCAAAGGTGGTGAGCGTACAGTTGGGTGATGGTACAAGGCTGAAAGGCACTGTGCTGCCTGTGGCCACCATCCAGAACGCCAGTACTGCCATGCTGATGGCAGCCAGTGTGGCTCGCAAGGCTGTGGTGCTGCCTGGGGGGACTGCCACCAGCCCTAAGATGATTGCTAAGAACGTGCTAGGCCTGGTGCCCCAAGCCCTGCCTAAGGCTGACGggcgggcagggctggggactggGGGACAGAAGGTGAATGGTGCCTCGGTGGTGATGGTGCAACCTTCAAAGACAGCTACTGGGCCAAGTACAGGGGGCGGCACAGTGATATCACGGACCCAGTCCAGCCTGGTGGAGGCCTTCAACAAGATCCTCAACAGCAAGAACCTGCTCCCTGCCTATAGGCCAAACCTGAGCCCACCAGCTGAGGCTGGGCTGGCCCTGCCTCCCACCGGCTACCGCTGCCTGGAGTGTGGGGATGCCTTCTCATTGGAGAAGAGCCTGGCACGGCACTATGACCGTCGGAGCATGCGCATCGAGGTCACCTGCAACCACTGCGCCCGCCGCCTGGTCTTCTTCAACAAGTGCAGCCTGCTCCTGCATGCACGTGAACACAAGGACAAGGGGCTCGTCATGCAGTGCTCACATTTGGTCATGAGGCCTGTAGCCCTTGACCAGATGGTGGGGCAGCCGGACATCACACCGCTGCTGCCTGTAGCTGTCCCACCTGTCTCTGGACCTCTGGCCTTGCCTGCCTTGGGCAAGGGTGAGGGGGCCATCACCTCCTCTGCCATTACTACAGTTGCTGCTGAGGCCCCTGTCCTGCCGCTCTCCACAGAGCCGCCTGCTGCCCCGGCCACCTCTGCTTACACATGCTTTCGCTGCCTGGAGTGCAAGGAACAGTGCCGGGACAAGGCTGGCATGGCAGCTCACTTCCAGCAGCTCGGCCCCCCTGCCCCTGGGGCCACCAGCAAT GTGTGCCCAACCTGCCCCATGATGCTCCCCAATCGCTGCAGCTTCAGCGCCCACCAGCGCATGCATAAGAATCGACCCCCCCATGTCTGTCCTGAGTGTGGGGGCAACTTCCTGCAAGCCAATTTTCAGACCCATCTCCGGGAGGCCTGTCTGCACGTCTCTCGCCGTGTAGGATACAG GTGCCCCAGCTGTTCAGTGGTGTTTGGGGGTGTGAACTCCATCAAGTCCCACATCCAGACGTCGCACTGCGAGGTTTTCCACAAGTGCCCCATCTGCCCCATGGCCTTCAAGTCTGGGCCAAGTGCCCATGCCCACCTCTACTCCCAGCATCCCAGCTTCCAAACTCAGCAGGCCAA GCTGATCTACAAGTGCGCCATGTGCGACACAGTCTTCACTCACAAACCCCTCCTCTCCTCACACTTCGACCAGCACTTGCTGCCCCAGCGTGTCAGTGTCTTTAAGTGCCCGTCTTGTCCTCTGCTCTTTGCCCAAAAAAGGACCATGCTGGAACATCTCAAG AACACCCATCAGTCTGGGCGCTTGGAGGAGACTGCTGGGAAAGGGGCCGGGGGTGCCCTGCTGACCCCCAAGACTGAGCCTGAGGAGCTGGCTGTTTCTCAGGGAGGGGCAGCCCCTGCTACTGAGGAGTCGTCTTCATCTTCAGAAGAGGAGGAAGTACCCAGCTCCCCTGAGCCCCCCCGTCCAGCCAAACGGCCTCGGCGGGAACTAGGGAGCAAAGGCctcaagggtgggggtggggggcctgGAGGCTGGACCTGTGGCCTGTGTCACTCCTGGTTCCCTGAGCGTGATGAATACGTGGCCCACATGAAGAAGGAGCATGGCAAG TCAGTGAAAAAGTTCCCCTGTCGCCTGTGTGAGCGCTCCTTCTGCTCCGCCCCCAGCCTGAGGCGCCATGTCAGAGTTAATCACGAGGGCATCAAGCGAGTTTACCCCTGCAG GTATTGCACAGAGGGAAAACGCACCTTCAGCAGCCGCCTGATCCTAGAGAAACATGTCCAGGTCCGGCACGGCTTGCAGCTTGGGGCCCAGTCCCCTGGCCGGGGGACCACCTTGGCTCGGGGTTCCAGTGCCAGAGCCCAG GGGCCAGGTCGGAAACGCCGCCAGTCTTCTGACTCTTGCAGTGAGGAGCCTGACAGCACGACACCGCCAGCCAAGTCCCCCAGGGGCGGACCTGGATCTGGAGGCCATGGCCCTCTGCGCTACCGGAGCAGCAGCTCCACAGAACAGAGCCTCATGATGGggttgagggtggaggatggtgCCCAGCAGTGCCTCGACTGTGGCTTGTGCTTTGCCTCCCCTGGCTCCCTGAGCCGACACCGTTTCATCAGCCACAAGAAGAGACGGGGTGTGGGTAAAGCCAGtgccctggggctgggggatggggaggaagagGCCCCTCCATCAAGGTCTGACCCCGATGGTGGAGACTCACCCCTGCCTGCTTCTGGAGGCCCACTGACCTGTAAGGTCTGTGGCAAGAGCTGCGACAGCCCTCTAAACCTCAAGACCCACTTCCGCACGCATGGCATGGCGTTCATCAGGGCTCGGCAGGGGGCTGTTGGGGACAACTAG